In one Candidatus Nitronereus thalassa genomic region, the following are encoded:
- a CDS encoding circularly permuted type 2 ATP-grasp protein, whose amino-acid sequence MSSMNSSPLQDEVSSKPLSMNTYLPNPDVFDELVSSDGQIRPHWQDLLNHFSSLTELEVRHARETAARILHENGVTYLAQDGTQKTGRPWQLDLFPLLINPTEWKFLEEGLIQRAHVLNNILVDLYGLQRLIKEKKIPAALVYGNPQFLPACHGNPVQNGTYLHFLAFDLARSPSGQWWVLRDKAEAPSGVGYALENRLVVSRSMPTLLSQQAIQPLSSFFQSFSEDFLQMSNREDPRAVVLAPGPQHAVYFEHAYLARFLGYPLVEGSDLTVRDDRLFLKTVEGLKSIDLVLRRIHSDFCDPLELKTNSALGVPGLLQAVHAGHVTIANALGSGLVESEALLSFLPGLSQSLIGEELKIPSVATWWCGQEKERQYVLDNLDRLLIRKVLAQSEGGVHQHTSYIGPDLSSDKLSELRQAIHRKGFQFVGREIVSPSTTPFWSDQHTFTPVPMTLRVYLTATANGYRIMPGGLARVSVKSDPRGHWHEPGDFSKDVWVLRNDPLEKSSVVVQPHLAVQLKRGGRDLPSRTADNVFWFGRYVERAEGAVRLLRSLVSRISGEAGLSPDSEIVRRLISLLLFKEQVSQRKAKRALEGGPLVVRRELWALLFDLDSPDGLSQVLGNVHRTAEPLRHRLSLDTWQILMELATIPRTWSQRHGQSLDEALRLLSRMVHHLAALNGMILENMTRSYAWRFLDMGRRLERMRDTTKLIRHLSTRGNSETTEALSLLLELADGSLTYRTRYRSEPNLASVMDLLLIDDTNPRSVLFQLLNVEEHLHALPRDSSQATLPPAERLVTRMIADLRLADVMVLVQGHKSGVRGGLDRTVRNLESGVHELSDIVALTYFSHALPQQISGPHWLKAMS is encoded by the coding sequence GCAGAAAACGGGACGACCGTGGCAGTTGGATTTATTTCCGTTATTAATCAACCCGACCGAATGGAAATTCTTAGAAGAAGGACTCATTCAGCGCGCGCATGTGTTGAATAATATTCTCGTCGATTTGTACGGGCTTCAGCGGCTCATTAAGGAAAAAAAGATCCCTGCTGCGTTGGTCTACGGAAACCCACAGTTTCTACCGGCCTGCCATGGGAATCCAGTTCAAAACGGAACTTACCTACATTTTCTGGCGTTTGATTTGGCGAGATCTCCCAGTGGACAGTGGTGGGTATTGCGGGACAAGGCCGAAGCGCCTTCGGGGGTTGGCTATGCCCTGGAAAATCGGTTAGTTGTTTCCCGGTCCATGCCGACGTTGTTATCTCAACAAGCGATCCAACCGTTGAGTTCCTTTTTCCAGTCCTTCAGCGAGGACTTTTTACAAATGTCGAATCGAGAGGATCCAAGAGCCGTGGTGTTGGCTCCTGGGCCTCAGCACGCGGTGTATTTTGAACATGCCTACCTCGCGCGGTTTTTGGGGTATCCCTTAGTCGAGGGCTCGGATCTTACGGTTCGTGACGATCGGTTGTTTCTCAAAACCGTGGAAGGGTTAAAGTCAATCGATTTGGTGTTGCGCCGGATTCATTCGGATTTCTGCGACCCACTGGAGCTAAAGACGAATTCGGCGTTGGGTGTTCCTGGGTTGCTTCAAGCGGTCCATGCTGGTCATGTCACTATAGCGAATGCCTTGGGTAGTGGGTTGGTGGAAAGTGAAGCCTTGTTGAGTTTTCTTCCTGGCCTTTCTCAGTCCCTAATAGGTGAAGAACTGAAAATCCCGAGTGTGGCGACCTGGTGGTGTGGACAGGAAAAGGAGCGACAATATGTCTTGGACAATCTAGACCGTTTACTGATTCGCAAGGTGTTGGCGCAGAGCGAAGGGGGTGTGCATCAGCACACGTCTTATATTGGCCCTGATTTGTCCTCGGATAAATTGAGTGAATTGCGACAGGCAATTCATCGCAAGGGATTTCAATTTGTCGGACGCGAAATCGTGTCTCCCTCGACGACCCCTTTCTGGTCGGACCAGCATACCTTCACCCCAGTCCCCATGACATTGCGGGTGTATTTGACGGCCACGGCCAATGGGTATCGGATCATGCCAGGTGGACTTGCCCGCGTGTCGGTGAAGTCTGATCCCCGAGGGCATTGGCATGAACCCGGAGACTTTAGTAAAGATGTGTGGGTTCTCCGGAACGATCCGTTGGAAAAATCTTCGGTGGTGGTACAACCCCATTTGGCTGTTCAATTAAAAAGGGGCGGCCGTGATTTGCCGAGCCGCACCGCCGATAATGTGTTTTGGTTTGGGCGATATGTCGAACGAGCTGAGGGGGCGGTCCGGTTGTTGAGAAGTCTCGTCTCTCGAATCAGCGGGGAAGCAGGATTAAGCCCGGATTCAGAAATTGTGCGACGATTGATTTCGTTGCTGTTGTTTAAAGAGCAAGTGTCCCAACGAAAAGCTAAGCGGGCACTGGAGGGTGGACCGCTAGTCGTGAGGCGGGAATTATGGGCCTTGCTGTTTGACCTGGATTCCCCCGATGGCCTCTCGCAAGTGTTGGGCAATGTCCATCGTACGGCTGAGCCATTGCGACACCGATTGTCGTTGGATACGTGGCAGATTCTCATGGAGTTGGCCACCATCCCGCGAACCTGGAGTCAACGCCATGGCCAAAGTTTAGATGAAGCGCTTCGCCTCCTGAGCCGTATGGTCCATCATTTGGCTGCACTCAATGGCATGATCCTGGAAAATATGACGCGCAGTTATGCTTGGCGGTTTCTGGATATGGGGCGGCGATTGGAACGGATGCGCGATACCACCAAACTGATTCGGCATCTTTCCACACGAGGAAATTCCGAAACGACGGAGGCCTTGAGTCTCTTGTTGGAATTAGCCGATGGATCGTTGACCTATCGGACGCGGTACCGGTCTGAGCCGAATCTCGCCTCGGTGATGGATTTGTTGTTGATCGATGATACCAACCCTCGGTCAGTGCTTTTTCAATTGTTGAATGTCGAGGAACATCTGCATGCGTTGCCCCGCGATAGTTCACAAGCCACATTGCCGCCGGCGGAACGTTTGGTGACTCGGATGATTGCGGACCTTCGTTTGGCGGATGTGATGGTCTTGGTGCAAGGTCATAAGAGTGGAGTCAGGGGAGGATTGGATCGTACCGTTAGAAATTTGGAGAGCGGGGTGCATGAGTTATCGGATATCGTCGCTTTGACCTACTTTAGTCATGCCTTGCCCCAACAAATTTCCGGTCCTCATTGGTTGAAGGCCATGTCATGA
- a CDS encoding transglutaminase family protein gives MKFSINHRTTFSYSQPVSISHHVLHLTPRALPYQFCERSGVIIDPAPSVRSESLDYFGNPVTHLTVQVPHPKLEVHANAQVDVTTPVLPELDQSPAWEEVRRQVEEAEDFERRDAYQFTFDSPYILGNEETFELGKECFPPGRPFLSGVMELTTRIFQDFTYEGGVTDVSTPIKEILKTRKGVCQDFAHLQIACLRSLGLPARYVSGYLLTHPPEGKEKLVGSDASHAWLSTWCPGIGWVDFDPTNNLIPRGEHITLAWGRDYGDVSPINGFMIGGGEHTLAVAVDVAPLDGN, from the coding sequence ATGAAATTTTCCATCAACCATCGAACTACCTTCAGCTATTCCCAACCTGTGTCCATTTCCCATCATGTATTACATCTGACGCCGCGGGCCCTTCCCTATCAGTTTTGTGAGCGGTCAGGAGTGATCATCGATCCGGCTCCGTCCGTGCGATCAGAAAGCCTGGATTATTTCGGTAATCCCGTCACGCATCTGACGGTTCAAGTTCCGCATCCCAAACTGGAGGTCCATGCCAACGCCCAAGTCGACGTGACCACTCCCGTCCTGCCCGAGCTGGATCAAAGTCCGGCATGGGAAGAGGTGCGGCGGCAGGTTGAGGAAGCTGAGGACTTTGAACGTCGGGATGCCTATCAATTTACATTTGACTCCCCGTATATCCTCGGGAACGAAGAAACCTTTGAGTTGGGGAAAGAATGTTTTCCGCCTGGGCGGCCATTCCTCTCAGGGGTGATGGAATTAACCACTCGAATTTTCCAAGATTTCACGTATGAAGGGGGCGTGACGGATGTCTCCACGCCGATCAAGGAAATCCTGAAAACACGGAAAGGAGTATGTCAGGATTTTGCACATTTGCAAATCGCTTGCTTAAGAAGTTTGGGGCTTCCGGCCCGATATGTCAGTGGCTACTTGCTGACTCATCCACCGGAAGGCAAAGAAAAATTGGTAGGGTCGGATGCCTCGCATGCCTGGCTGTCTACCTGGTGTCCCGGCATCGGTTGGGTGGATTTTGATCCGACCAACAATCTCATTCCTAGAGGTGAACACATTACCTTGGCTTGGGGGCGGGATTATGGAGATGTCAGCCCCATCAATGGATTCATGATCGGCGGTGGGGAGCATACCTTAGCCGTGGCCGTCGATGTGGCGCCCCTTGATGGGAACTAA